The Pangasianodon hypophthalmus isolate fPanHyp1 chromosome 13, fPanHyp1.pri, whole genome shotgun sequence genome includes a window with the following:
- the arhgap44a gene encoding rho GTPase-activating protein 44 isoform X5, whose translation MKKQFNRMRQLANQTVGRAEKTEVLSDDLLQVEKRLDLVKQVSHSTHKKLTACLQGQQGADVDKRSVKSPSKKLPLTTLAQCMVEGAAVLGDDSLLGKMLKLCGETEEKLAQELIVFELQMERDVVEPLYVLAEVDIPNIQKQRKHLAKLVLDMDSARTRWQQSCKSSSHPSNLPPAGAKADALREEMEETANRMEICRDQLSADMYNFVAKEIDYANTFQTLIEIQAEYHKKSLEILQSVLPQIKAHQEAWIEKPSYGKPLEEHLTLSGREIAFPIEACVTMLLECGMQEEGLFRVAPSASKLKKLKASLDCGVLDVQEYSADPHAIAGALKSYLRELPEPLMTSQLYDEWIQASNIQDMDKRLQALLAACEKLPTVNLSNFRYLIKFLAKLTEYQDANKMTPGNIAIVLGPNLLWTHSEANMTEMMTTVSLQIVGIIEPIIQHADWFFPGDIEFNLTGSYGSPIHTNHNSNYSSMPSPDMDQSDRKQSHDQGRRPLSVATDNMMLEFYKKDGMGVRVMDTSWVKGKGASTLARKASSTPPSAQPPGSPADTLITEQPGELNTSPIPTPPPVDRASSNEVSPHRPDPSHAHAPHGEERPPPPYPSSSTTSHAPHHFYPKPPPCARPVAPGPESQPPDSPPSQLRWSGYGPPQPQAPPSSSSSSSSSSSLDINSNPKPSCLHFPKHGPACELPDVNTSPLYVKTPLILTRNEVALGNPPSLPTSGPPPWAACPCARERGPPRLPSTLKSKELSPVIGHKAVQAAGQPVPPVGQQSNSQSPHSAEHSPHTLRKAASKKLAPVPPKVPYGQSGAMSDQSTGQPSPVSLSPTPPSTPSPYGLGCAPGHVPPTSPGQGPLGTSHSLLSSPPSLTGTLNKSRPAPKPRQRPSLPPPQPPTIPPSVPQPMEQGLLDGLSPGESMSTADLFSLEIPSINVNLDSLLDEFRVGAPCRSSLAVADSPEGERVIEEESQSTTL comes from the exons GGCAGAAAAAACGGAAGTATTAAGTGATGATCTACTACAA GTGGAGAAGCGTCTGGACTTGGTGAAGCAGGTCTCCCACAGCACACATAAGAAGCTCACAGCCTGCCTGCAGGGACAGCAAGGGGCCGATGTGGACAAGAGATCAGTCAAATCACCTTCG AAAAAGTTGCCCCTGACCACATTGGCTCAGTGTATGGTAGAGGGAGCTGCAGTATTAGGGGATGATTCTCTGCTAGG TAAGATGCTGAAGCTATGTGGGGAGACGGAAGAGAAGCTGGCCCAGGAGCTCATTGTCTTTGAGCtccagatggagagagatgtgGTGGAACCTCTCTATGTCCTGGCTGAG GTGGACATTCCCAACATACAGAAACAGAGGAAACATCTAGCCAAGCTTGTTTTGGACATGGATTCGGCACGGACAAG GTGGCAGCAGTCATGCAAGTCCTCTAGTCACCCCAGCAATCTTCCCCCAGCCGGGGCCAAAGCAGATGCGCTccgagaggagatggaggagacgGCCAATCGCATGGAGATCTGCAGG gACCAGTTGTCAGCGGACATGTACAACTTTGTGGCCAAAGAAATAGACTATGCAAACACCTTTCAGACG CTTATAGAGATTCAAGCAGAGTATCACAAGAAGTCTCTAGAGATTCTGCAGAGTGTGCTGCCACAGATCAAAGCTCACCAGG AGGCTTGGATAGAGAAGCCTTCCTATGGCAAGCCATTAGAGGAGCATCTGACCCTCAGTGGCAGAGAGATAGCCTTTCCCATTGAGGCATGTGTCACCATGCTGCTGGAGTGTGGCATGCAGGAGGAG GGTTTGTTCCGTGTGGCCCCTTCAGCATCCAAGCTGAAGAAGCTGAAGGCATCTCTGGATTGCGGGGTCCTGGATGTGCAGGAATACTCTGCAGATCCACATGCTATAGCAG GAGCTCTGAAGTCATATCTCCGTGAACTCCCCGAACCTCTAATGACCTCTCAGCTCTATGATGAGTGGATTCAGGCTTCAAA TATTCAAGATATGGACAAGAGGCTCCAAGCCCTCCTGGCTGCATGTGAGAAACTTCCAACAGTCAATTTAAGCAACTTCAG ATACTTGATTAAATTCCTAGCCAAGCTCACTGAATACCAGGATGCCAACAAAATGACGCCTGGTAACATTGCAATAGTGTTGGGACCCAATCTGCTGTGGACGCATTCTGAAGC GAACATGACAGAAATGATGACCACAGTGTCTCTGCAAATCGTTGGCATCATTGAGCCTATCATCCAGCATGCCGACTGGTTCTTCCCAGGAG ATATTGAGTTCAACCTGACAGGCAGCTACGGTAGCCCCATCCACACCAACCACAACTCCAACTACAGCTCCATGCCCTCGCCAGACATGGACCAATCAGATCGCAAGCAATCGCACGACCAAGGCCGACGCCCCCTCAGTGTTGCCACTGACAACATGATGCTGGAGTTCTACAAAAAGGATGG TATGGGAGTCAGAGTTATGGACACATCCTGGGTGAAGGGTAAAGGTGCATCCACGCTTGCTCGAAAAGCCTCATCCACCCCTCCCAGTGCCCAGCCGCCTGGATCACCCGCTGACACACTCATAACTGAGCAGCCTGGAGAGCTGAACACATCCCCCATTCCCACCCCTCCTCCAGTAGACAGGGCTAG CTCCAACGAGGTGTCACCCCACCGGCCGGACCCCTCTCATGCCCATGCGCCCCACGGGGAGGAGCGGCCGCCCCCTCCTTAcccttcctcctccaccacctcccaCGCCCCTCATCACTTCTATCCCAAACCCCCTCCCTGTGCACGGCCAGTGGCCCCAGGGCCCGAGTCACAGCCCCCTGACTCCCCACCCTCCCAATTACGCTGGTCCGGCTATGGCCCTCCTCAACCCCAGGCACccccttcctcttcttcttcttcctcttcctcttcttctctcgACATTAACTCCAACCCCAAGCCCAGCTGCCTGCACTTCCCCAAACACGGCCCAGCATGTGAGCTGCCAGACGTGAACACCTCCCCACTCTACGTTAAAACACCCCTCATTTTGACCCGCAACGAAGTGGCCCTCGGAAACCCCCCTAGCCTTCCCACATCCGGCCCCCCTCCGTGGGCTGCCTGTCCATGTGCCCGCGAACGAGGACCCCCCAGGCTGCCTAG CACTCTGAAGAGCAAGGAGCTCTCGCCTGTGATTGGCCATAAGGCCGTGCAGGCGGCAGGACAGCCAGTGCCCCCTGTCGGCCAGCAAAGCAACAGCCAATCACCACATTCAGCCGAGCACAGCCCTCACACCCTGCGTAAAG CAGCCTCGAAGAAGCTGGCCCCTGTGCCACCCAAGGTTCCTTATGGCCAGTCAGGGGCGATGTCCGACCAGTCCACAGGTCAGCCGTCCCCGGTCAGCCTGTCCCCCACTCCCCCAAGCACCCCGTCCCCGTATGGCCTGGGCTGTGCCCCGGGGCATGTGCCCCCCACCTCTCCTGGGCAGGGCCCACTAGGCACGTCCCACTCTCTCCTGTCCTCTCCCCCATCTCTGACTGGCACGCTCAACAAGTCGCGGCCCGCCCCCAAACCGCGACAGAGACCAAGTCTGCCCCCACCACAGCCACCCACTATCCCCCCCAGTGTCCCCCAGCCAATGGAACAGGGCCTGCTGGACGGATTGTCCCCCGGGGAGAGCATGTCCACAG CAGATCTCTTCAGTTTGGAAATCCCCTCCATCAATGTCAATCTGGACAGCCTGCTCGACGAGTTCAGGGTGGGGGCGCCGTGCCGGAGCTCCCTGGCCGTGGCTGACTCTCCGGAGGGGGAACGCGTGATTGAGGAGGAGTCACAGAGCACCACGCTGTAA
- the arhgap44a gene encoding rho GTPase-activating protein 44 isoform X12 codes for MKKQFNRMRQLANQTVGRAEKTEVLSDDLLQVEKRLDLVKQVSHSTHKKLTACLQGQQGADVDKRSVKSPSKKLPLTTLAQCMVEGAAVLGDDSLLGKMLKLCGETEEKLAQELIVFELQMERDVVEPLYVLAEVDIPNIQKQRKHLAKLVLDMDSARTRWQQSCKSSSHPSNLPPAGAKADALREEMEETANRMEICRDQLSADMYNFVAKEIDYANTFQTLIEIQAEYHKKSLEILQSVLPQIKAHQEAWIEKPSYGKPLEEHLTLSGREIAFPIEACVTMLLECGMQEEGLFRVAPSASKLKKLKASLDCGVLDVQEYSADPHAIAGALKSYLRELPEPLMTSQLYDEWIQASNIQDMDKRLQALLAACEKLPTVNLSNFRYLIKFLAKLTEYQDANKMTPGNIAIVLGPNLLWTHSEANMTEMMTTVSLQIVGIIEPIIQHADWFFPGDIEFNLTGSYGSPIHTNHNSNYSSMPSPDMDQSDRKQSHDQGRRPLSVATDNMMLEFYKKDGIRKIQSMGVRVMDTSWVKGKGASTLARKASSTPPSAQPPGSPADTLITEQPGELNTSPIPTPPPVDRASTLKSKELSPVIGHKAVQAAGQPVPPVGQQSNSQSPHSAEHSPHTLRKASKKLAPVPPKVPYGQSGAMSDQSTGQPSPVSLSPTPPSTPSPYGLGCAPGHVPPTSPGQGPLGTSHSLLSSPPSLTGTLNKSRPAPKPRQRPSLPPPQPPTIPPSVPQPMEQGLLDGLSPGESMSTADLFSLEIPSINVNLDSLLDEFRVGAPCRSSLAVADSPEGERVIEEESQSTTL; via the exons GGCAGAAAAAACGGAAGTATTAAGTGATGATCTACTACAA GTGGAGAAGCGTCTGGACTTGGTGAAGCAGGTCTCCCACAGCACACATAAGAAGCTCACAGCCTGCCTGCAGGGACAGCAAGGGGCCGATGTGGACAAGAGATCAGTCAAATCACCTTCG AAAAAGTTGCCCCTGACCACATTGGCTCAGTGTATGGTAGAGGGAGCTGCAGTATTAGGGGATGATTCTCTGCTAGG TAAGATGCTGAAGCTATGTGGGGAGACGGAAGAGAAGCTGGCCCAGGAGCTCATTGTCTTTGAGCtccagatggagagagatgtgGTGGAACCTCTCTATGTCCTGGCTGAG GTGGACATTCCCAACATACAGAAACAGAGGAAACATCTAGCCAAGCTTGTTTTGGACATGGATTCGGCACGGACAAG GTGGCAGCAGTCATGCAAGTCCTCTAGTCACCCCAGCAATCTTCCCCCAGCCGGGGCCAAAGCAGATGCGCTccgagaggagatggaggagacgGCCAATCGCATGGAGATCTGCAGG gACCAGTTGTCAGCGGACATGTACAACTTTGTGGCCAAAGAAATAGACTATGCAAACACCTTTCAGACG CTTATAGAGATTCAAGCAGAGTATCACAAGAAGTCTCTAGAGATTCTGCAGAGTGTGCTGCCACAGATCAAAGCTCACCAGG AGGCTTGGATAGAGAAGCCTTCCTATGGCAAGCCATTAGAGGAGCATCTGACCCTCAGTGGCAGAGAGATAGCCTTTCCCATTGAGGCATGTGTCACCATGCTGCTGGAGTGTGGCATGCAGGAGGAG GGTTTGTTCCGTGTGGCCCCTTCAGCATCCAAGCTGAAGAAGCTGAAGGCATCTCTGGATTGCGGGGTCCTGGATGTGCAGGAATACTCTGCAGATCCACATGCTATAGCAG GAGCTCTGAAGTCATATCTCCGTGAACTCCCCGAACCTCTAATGACCTCTCAGCTCTATGATGAGTGGATTCAGGCTTCAAA TATTCAAGATATGGACAAGAGGCTCCAAGCCCTCCTGGCTGCATGTGAGAAACTTCCAACAGTCAATTTAAGCAACTTCAG ATACTTGATTAAATTCCTAGCCAAGCTCACTGAATACCAGGATGCCAACAAAATGACGCCTGGTAACATTGCAATAGTGTTGGGACCCAATCTGCTGTGGACGCATTCTGAAGC GAACATGACAGAAATGATGACCACAGTGTCTCTGCAAATCGTTGGCATCATTGAGCCTATCATCCAGCATGCCGACTGGTTCTTCCCAGGAG ATATTGAGTTCAACCTGACAGGCAGCTACGGTAGCCCCATCCACACCAACCACAACTCCAACTACAGCTCCATGCCCTCGCCAGACATGGACCAATCAGATCGCAAGCAATCGCACGACCAAGGCCGACGCCCCCTCAGTGTTGCCACTGACAACATGATGCTGGAGTTCTACAAAAAGGATGG CATTAGGAAAATACAAAG TATGGGAGTCAGAGTTATGGACACATCCTGGGTGAAGGGTAAAGGTGCATCCACGCTTGCTCGAAAAGCCTCATCCACCCCTCCCAGTGCCCAGCCGCCTGGATCACCCGCTGACACACTCATAACTGAGCAGCCTGGAGAGCTGAACACATCCCCCATTCCCACCCCTCCTCCAGTAGACAGGGCTAG CACTCTGAAGAGCAAGGAGCTCTCGCCTGTGATTGGCCATAAGGCCGTGCAGGCGGCAGGACAGCCAGTGCCCCCTGTCGGCCAGCAAAGCAACAGCCAATCACCACATTCAGCCGAGCACAGCCCTCACACCCTGCGTAAAG CCTCGAAGAAGCTGGCCCCTGTGCCACCCAAGGTTCCTTATGGCCAGTCAGGGGCGATGTCCGACCAGTCCACAGGTCAGCCGTCCCCGGTCAGCCTGTCCCCCACTCCCCCAAGCACCCCGTCCCCGTATGGCCTGGGCTGTGCCCCGGGGCATGTGCCCCCCACCTCTCCTGGGCAGGGCCCACTAGGCACGTCCCACTCTCTCCTGTCCTCTCCCCCATCTCTGACTGGCACGCTCAACAAGTCGCGGCCCGCCCCCAAACCGCGACAGAGACCAAGTCTGCCCCCACCACAGCCACCCACTATCCCCCCCAGTGTCCCCCAGCCAATGGAACAGGGCCTGCTGGACGGATTGTCCCCCGGGGAGAGCATGTCCACAG CAGATCTCTTCAGTTTGGAAATCCCCTCCATCAATGTCAATCTGGACAGCCTGCTCGACGAGTTCAGGGTGGGGGCGCCGTGCCGGAGCTCCCTGGCCGTGGCTGACTCTCCGGAGGGGGAACGCGTGATTGAGGAGGAGTCACAGAGCACCACGCTGTAA
- the arhgap44a gene encoding rho GTPase-activating protein 44 isoform X4 — protein MKKQFNRMRQLANQTVGRAEKTEVLSDDLLQVEKRLDLVKQVSHSTHKKLTACLQGQQGADVDKRSVKSPSKKLPLTTLAQCMVEGAAVLGDDSLLGKMLKLCGETEEKLAQELIVFELQMERDVVEPLYVLAEVDIPNIQKQRKHLAKLVLDMDSARTRWQQSCKSSSHPSNLPPAGAKADALREEMEETANRMEICRDQLSADMYNFVAKEIDYANTFQTLIEIQAEYHKKSLEILQSVLPQIKAHQEAWIEKPSYGKPLEEHLTLSGREIAFPIEACVTMLLECGMQEEGLFRVAPSASKLKKLKASLDCGVLDVQEYSADPHAIAGALKSYLRELPEPLMTSQLYDEWIQASNIQDMDKRLQALLAACEKLPTVNLSNFRYLIKFLAKLTEYQDANKMTPGNIAIVLGPNLLWTHSEANMTEMMTTVSLQIVGIIEPIIQHADWFFPGDIEFNLTGSYGSPIHTNHNSNYSSMPSPDMDQSDRKQSHDQGRRPLSVATDNMMLEFYKKDGIRKIQSMGVRVMDTSWVKGKGASTLARKASSTPPSAQPPGSPADTLITEQPGELNTSPIPTPPPVDRASSNEVSPHRPDPSHAHAPHGEERPPPPYPSSSTTSHAPHHFYPKPPPCARPVAPGPESQPPDSPPSQLRWSGYGPPQPQAPPSSSSSSSSSSSLDINSNPKPSCLHFPKHGPACELPDVNTSPLYVKTPLILTRNEVALGNPPSLPTSGPPPWAACPCARERGPPRLPSTLKSKELSPVIGHKAVQAAGQPVPPVGQQSNSQSPHSAEHSPHTLRKASKKLAPVPPKVPYGQSGAMSDQSTGQPSPVSLSPTPPSTPSPYGLGCAPGHVPPTSPGQGPLGTSHSLLSSPPSLTGTLNKSRPAPKPRQRPSLPPPQPPTIPPSVPQPMEQGLLDGLSPGESMSTDLFSLEIPSINVNLDSLLDEFRVGAPCRSSLAVADSPEGERVIEEESQSTTL, from the exons GGCAGAAAAAACGGAAGTATTAAGTGATGATCTACTACAA GTGGAGAAGCGTCTGGACTTGGTGAAGCAGGTCTCCCACAGCACACATAAGAAGCTCACAGCCTGCCTGCAGGGACAGCAAGGGGCCGATGTGGACAAGAGATCAGTCAAATCACCTTCG AAAAAGTTGCCCCTGACCACATTGGCTCAGTGTATGGTAGAGGGAGCTGCAGTATTAGGGGATGATTCTCTGCTAGG TAAGATGCTGAAGCTATGTGGGGAGACGGAAGAGAAGCTGGCCCAGGAGCTCATTGTCTTTGAGCtccagatggagagagatgtgGTGGAACCTCTCTATGTCCTGGCTGAG GTGGACATTCCCAACATACAGAAACAGAGGAAACATCTAGCCAAGCTTGTTTTGGACATGGATTCGGCACGGACAAG GTGGCAGCAGTCATGCAAGTCCTCTAGTCACCCCAGCAATCTTCCCCCAGCCGGGGCCAAAGCAGATGCGCTccgagaggagatggaggagacgGCCAATCGCATGGAGATCTGCAGG gACCAGTTGTCAGCGGACATGTACAACTTTGTGGCCAAAGAAATAGACTATGCAAACACCTTTCAGACG CTTATAGAGATTCAAGCAGAGTATCACAAGAAGTCTCTAGAGATTCTGCAGAGTGTGCTGCCACAGATCAAAGCTCACCAGG AGGCTTGGATAGAGAAGCCTTCCTATGGCAAGCCATTAGAGGAGCATCTGACCCTCAGTGGCAGAGAGATAGCCTTTCCCATTGAGGCATGTGTCACCATGCTGCTGGAGTGTGGCATGCAGGAGGAG GGTTTGTTCCGTGTGGCCCCTTCAGCATCCAAGCTGAAGAAGCTGAAGGCATCTCTGGATTGCGGGGTCCTGGATGTGCAGGAATACTCTGCAGATCCACATGCTATAGCAG GAGCTCTGAAGTCATATCTCCGTGAACTCCCCGAACCTCTAATGACCTCTCAGCTCTATGATGAGTGGATTCAGGCTTCAAA TATTCAAGATATGGACAAGAGGCTCCAAGCCCTCCTGGCTGCATGTGAGAAACTTCCAACAGTCAATTTAAGCAACTTCAG ATACTTGATTAAATTCCTAGCCAAGCTCACTGAATACCAGGATGCCAACAAAATGACGCCTGGTAACATTGCAATAGTGTTGGGACCCAATCTGCTGTGGACGCATTCTGAAGC GAACATGACAGAAATGATGACCACAGTGTCTCTGCAAATCGTTGGCATCATTGAGCCTATCATCCAGCATGCCGACTGGTTCTTCCCAGGAG ATATTGAGTTCAACCTGACAGGCAGCTACGGTAGCCCCATCCACACCAACCACAACTCCAACTACAGCTCCATGCCCTCGCCAGACATGGACCAATCAGATCGCAAGCAATCGCACGACCAAGGCCGACGCCCCCTCAGTGTTGCCACTGACAACATGATGCTGGAGTTCTACAAAAAGGATGG CATTAGGAAAATACAAAG TATGGGAGTCAGAGTTATGGACACATCCTGGGTGAAGGGTAAAGGTGCATCCACGCTTGCTCGAAAAGCCTCATCCACCCCTCCCAGTGCCCAGCCGCCTGGATCACCCGCTGACACACTCATAACTGAGCAGCCTGGAGAGCTGAACACATCCCCCATTCCCACCCCTCCTCCAGTAGACAGGGCTAG CTCCAACGAGGTGTCACCCCACCGGCCGGACCCCTCTCATGCCCATGCGCCCCACGGGGAGGAGCGGCCGCCCCCTCCTTAcccttcctcctccaccacctcccaCGCCCCTCATCACTTCTATCCCAAACCCCCTCCCTGTGCACGGCCAGTGGCCCCAGGGCCCGAGTCACAGCCCCCTGACTCCCCACCCTCCCAATTACGCTGGTCCGGCTATGGCCCTCCTCAACCCCAGGCACccccttcctcttcttcttcttcctcttcctcttcttctctcgACATTAACTCCAACCCCAAGCCCAGCTGCCTGCACTTCCCCAAACACGGCCCAGCATGTGAGCTGCCAGACGTGAACACCTCCCCACTCTACGTTAAAACACCCCTCATTTTGACCCGCAACGAAGTGGCCCTCGGAAACCCCCCTAGCCTTCCCACATCCGGCCCCCCTCCGTGGGCTGCCTGTCCATGTGCCCGCGAACGAGGACCCCCCAGGCTGCCTAG CACTCTGAAGAGCAAGGAGCTCTCGCCTGTGATTGGCCATAAGGCCGTGCAGGCGGCAGGACAGCCAGTGCCCCCTGTCGGCCAGCAAAGCAACAGCCAATCACCACATTCAGCCGAGCACAGCCCTCACACCCTGCGTAAAG CCTCGAAGAAGCTGGCCCCTGTGCCACCCAAGGTTCCTTATGGCCAGTCAGGGGCGATGTCCGACCAGTCCACAGGTCAGCCGTCCCCGGTCAGCCTGTCCCCCACTCCCCCAAGCACCCCGTCCCCGTATGGCCTGGGCTGTGCCCCGGGGCATGTGCCCCCCACCTCTCCTGGGCAGGGCCCACTAGGCACGTCCCACTCTCTCCTGTCCTCTCCCCCATCTCTGACTGGCACGCTCAACAAGTCGCGGCCCGCCCCCAAACCGCGACAGAGACCAAGTCTGCCCCCACCACAGCCACCCACTATCCCCCCCAGTGTCCCCCAGCCAATGGAACAGGGCCTGCTGGACGGATTGTCCCCCGGGGAGAGCATGTCCACAG ATCTCTTCAGTTTGGAAATCCCCTCCATCAATGTCAATCTGGACAGCCTGCTCGACGAGTTCAGGGTGGGGGCGCCGTGCCGGAGCTCCCTGGCCGTGGCTGACTCTCCGGAGGGGGAACGCGTGATTGAGGAGGAGTCACAGAGCACCACGCTGTAA